The following are encoded in a window of Narcine bancroftii isolate sNarBan1 chromosome 2, sNarBan1.hap1, whole genome shotgun sequence genomic DNA:
- the b3galt4 gene encoding beta-1,3-galactosyltransferase 9, with protein MRCLMVKRCVPWALRRLLLPATLFLLLLLLLAVMSAGRIEEWALSPSGRVALRVTRPASIHAASLKARAPSLYRVVNPTACAGHPVFLLVWVVSKPAHQEQRQAIRATWGLAGQVRGRRVRTLFALGLPATPQESQLIDQEAQRYGDVVQGRFADTYLNLTLKTLMVLRWATTYCPTARFLLKSDDDVFINLPALVEHLSHRDAAFQDLYLGRVHSNVPVDRDPSSLSYVSESAYPGRTFPPYCSGTAYVLSADVAHKVYVAARSMPLLNIEDVFVGICAAKVGVFPTPTCRMSGSHRIYLHYCCYKHIFSSHHMAPAELRVLWALVNNQADCWLLQKYAALLLCNSLQLLDQARYLWQHFT; from the coding sequence ATGAGGTGCCTGATGGTGAAGCGGTGCGTTCCCTGGGCCTTGCGTAGACTCCTGCTCCCGGCCACCctgttcctgctgctgctgctgctgctggcgGTGATGTCAGCAGGCAGGATCGAGGAGTGGGCACTCAGCCCCTCTGGCCGAGTCGCCCTCAGGGTGACCCGTCCCGCCTCCATCCACGCTGCGTCGCTGAAGGCTCGGGCCCCCAGCTTGTACCGCGTGGTCAATCCCACTGCCTGCGCTGGTCACCCCGTCTTCCtgctggtctgggtggtgagcaAGCCGGCGCACCAGGAGCAGCGCCAGGCCATCCGTGCCACCTGGGGCTTGGCCGGCCAGGTGCGCGGCCGCAGGGTCCGCACCCTCTTTGCCCTGGGCCTTCCCGCCACGCCGCAGGAGAGCCAGCTCATCGATCAGGAGGCCCAGAGGTATGGAGACGTGGTGCAGGGCCGATTTGCTGACACCTACCTCAACCTGACCTTGAAGACCCTGATGGTGCTGCGCTGGGCAACCACCTACTGCCCCACTGCCCGCTTCCTCCTCAAGTCCGACGATGATGTCTTCATCAACCTGCCGGCCCTGGTGGAACACCTGAGCCACCGGGATGCCGCCTTCCAGGACTTGTACCTGGGCCGAGTGCACTCCAACGTACCCGTGGACCGTGACCCCTCCAGCCTCTCCTATGTCTCAGAGTCGGCATACCCAGGGCGAACCTTTCCCCCTTACTGCAGCGGCACAGCCTATGTGCTGTCTGCTGATGTGGCCCACAAGGTATACGTGGCTGCACGCTCCATGCCCCTGCTTAACATCGAGGACGTCTTTGTGGGCATCTGCGCCGCCAAGGTGGGCGTCTTCCCCACCCCGACCTGCAGGATGTCAGGATCACACCGGATTTACCTGCACTACTGCTGCTACAAGCACATCTTCTCCTCTCACCACATGGCGCCAGCTGAGCTGCGGGTGCTCTGGGCACTGGTGAACAACCAGGCTGACTGCTGGCTGCTGCAGAAGTACGCAGCTCTCCTCCTGTGTAACTCCCTCCAGCTCCTGGACCAGGCCCGCTACCTGTGGCAGCACTTCACCTAG